Genomic DNA from Nitrosarchaeum koreense MY1:
TGGTAGGAACTGCATTCTCTGAGGAGATCTATCGTGCAGCTGGAAAACCTACAACATCATCTGTTGAAGAGTTAGCTACGACTGTAAAAGAGATTGGACGAAATCCTGCACAACGTGACAGCTTTTTTAATGTTATAAGAAAATTCTAATTTCATTATCTAAAGTGTTTTTTTATCGATTCAACCTTATCTTCCATTTTTACTTGTTTGTCTTTTCTTGAATCGATCTTTAAAATAATCTCTACTCTATTTACCCCTAGATTGTGGACCACTTCCATGATTGTTTTACTTGCTTCGTAAATCTTATCGATACTTTCTGATTCTAAAACAGTTCCCATAGGATTAATTTCATATTTTATTTCCTTTATGTTTTGGATTGCTTCTATTCCTTTAGCGATGTAGAAACTCACACTGGTTTCACTTGTTCCAATTGGATAAACGCTAATCTCTGCATGAATCAATGTCTTGTAATGATACTTTTGGAATTAAAATGTTTGAAGTTTATGATGCTGGCTTTTTTTCTTCCTTTTTGATATTTCCTTTGTTTTTTCTTCTTGCTCCAAAACTAATTAAAATCAGCAAAAAACCGACACCAATTAAAATTCCTGCAAGTGTGGTCATGTCTTGATTTTCTTGCTGTTTTGTCAGCAAATCCACAATCTCTTCTTCACTCATCCCTGTTTGTCCTACAGGCATTGTTGCGTTGAGGTTTACTACAATGATGACGCCAACTACTACCATTGCAATTCCTGCTGTGAATATTTTTTTGTCTATTAACATCTTTTCAATAAAAGTTAATTTTTATCATATATTAGGTAATTGGATAATTTGTGATTTTGCCATCTAGTTTTTTAATTAAATTAATTTTGGGACAAATATGTAGATGATGGCAATAATCTCCATTCTTCCAAAAATCATTAGAAATGAGAAAAGTATTTTGGCATTAGGATCAGTATCGATGTCAATTATCCCAGTTGATAGTCCTCCAGTTGTAATTATTCCTGTAGATTCTAAAAATGCATCTTGAAAATTCGCTTCATATGCAGTTGTCATGTATATTGCACTCATTGATGCAATTAATGGAAATAATGCAATTATGATTATTGTTGAAGTTAGCTCTTTTTTTGCTTGTGGAGTTAACTCAGAACGTAATTTTTTATTTATTAATTTTTTAATGTCTTTTAGATGCATGAATCTGAATATCTTGATTCCGCCCGCAGTTGAAAACCCACAACCTCCAATTAACATCAAGATGATCAAAATTACATGTGCTGGCACATTAAATGTGGATAAATCATCCATCTGAAATCCTGCAGTGGTGCTAGCTGATACTGTATAAAATATCCCTGTCAGCGGGTCCAACCCACTAAGTCCTATAAACAAAAGTATGGCACTACTTAAAATTGTAAAATATACTAAAACTTCCTTTCCAAGTTTTGGTGCCAAGAATTTCTTTTTTACCAATGCATAGTGAAAAGTAAATGGAAGCGCACCTAGTATCATGCCTCCAATCAAAGTTAATTTTTCTTGCCATATCAGATTATCCAGAATTGTTGAATTTGGAACGAATCCTCCTGTTGCTATTGTACTCATAGCTAATGAAAAATTGTCTATAATGTTTCTTTCGCCAAACAAGTATAGTAAAATCGCAACAATGAAAATGTACAGAATAAAAATTATAGTTATGGTTGCAAATAGCTCTCTCATATGAAGTGTCTTTCCGGAAATAAAACCTCGCATGGATTGTAGCTTTGATTCTGGATAAAATGCCGTAATTATCAAGTAGATGAAACTCATTCCTCCTACAAGCTGTGTGAAACTTCGATAAAATGTAAAACTTTGAGGAAGGTCTTCTGGATAATCAAATAGTGATATGCCTCCAGTGGTAAATCCTGCTGCACTTGAAAAAAATGCGCTAGCAAATACCTCATAACTTGATCCTTCATGCGGAATAATGTACAGATATGGTATAGTTCCAAACAATGTCAGTACTAAAAGACTTGAGACTACAAGAATGGATGCTTGGTGAAGATTAAGACTTGCCTTTTCACCATAAGAGTTCAGAAAGAACCCTACCACCAACAACAGAACCGTTGTGAGATAAATTCCTGTGGCAGTTACAGTTTCCCCTAGTATGGTTGATAATATTGCAGGTACGATAAGCAAAACGCCTGCAAACTGTAACACAAATCCAAGATTTCCTAAAATTGCCTTTACTGGAGGACTGAAAAGCCTAGGCGCAGTAGCAGTGGCATCTCTAATTACATTTGCAATGGTTCCTTGGTAGATAATCCCGATAACTTCGTTTTTCTTTGTTACGATTGGAAGTTTTCTAATGTCATGATCTCGCATTTTGTGTAGTGCATCTTGAAGAGTTGATTTTTCATTAATTGTGATTAGGGGTGTGGCCATTATTTCTTTTAAAAATGTAAATTCCGCATTTACCGAAGTATCGCCTACTTTGTTAATTATGTCCTCATCAGTTACGATTCCAATTGGTTTGTTGTCGTCATCAATTACGATGATGTCATCTCTTTCATGATGTTGGAGTAATCTTGCAGCTTCTCTGGTGTGAGTATTTTGATTTAACATCAACACATCCTTGTTCATGTAAGCGGTAACGTATTTTGTTAGAACGTACGATATTGATCGTTCTGGATTTGTTGACATCAAGCATTCTGTATTATTTGACATTAAATAATTTGGGGTCAGTAATTCTAGATCTTTGAAACGATGTGCAAATTCAGATCGGCTCTCTTCTAATTTACTGATCTAAATCAAAAATACATCTTGGGCAGTTTTACGCATAAACCCATCCATTTGTCTAATCTGTAATGTTTTTTGCTATTTTTCTTTTAGCGAAAGTTTGTACTCTTTGTATTCTGTTATTGACTCGTTAAGATTTTTCAGAGCTAATTCGTCGTCAAAGTCTTTTTCTTTTAGGTCATTAAAACAATTTAGAATACTCTCTTTTAGAACGACAATCATTCTTTTATCGTCGCAATGCATGCTGTTAGTTATCTGCGTTAAATTTATGCTTGTTCAATTAGAAAATCAGTTTATCAAAATGTCAGTGTAATGATAATTACTATGATGCTTCCTATGAGGCCAATTAATGCAAGTTTACTGTTTTTGGTCCATCCTTTTTTTACTGATACAATTCCCATTTTTCCTTCTTCAATTTAACTAAAATTAAACCTTGGTTCAAAAACAACCTTATCGATAGATGGCTCTATGCTGAAGATTCTGTTATTCTATTAATCGTACTTTTGATGATGGTTTCAGTGTCTCTCCAAATGAATATGGGGGTTTTGGAATTACCGGTAAGACTGAGACGTTCTCTCCTATCATTTTTTGAATGTCCTTGTCGTAAACTGACAATGTTTTACAACTTGGACAAAACCATCCACGGCCTTTAATGAAACTACAGCACTCAATAATTATTTTAAAGCCACAAGCAGGACACTTGCCTGGTTCCTTGTCAATATACTTCACATACTCAAAGACTATGCGCTCTACGCTCATGATACTAGATCAAAGTCACTGATTTTTTAAATTATGTGTTGATTGACTTGACTTGCAAGTGGTATTCTTGATATCTGCTATTCATAATTGAGAAAGGGTTTATCAGGCGTCAATGCGTTATTTAAATGACTTTTCTATGCGTGCCATTTACAAAAAAGAGACTCATGAGGATCCCGAATCTGAAAATAACACCTATTCTAATTTTACATTAAATCGAGATACGGAATTTTGTTGCGAGCAATTCAAAACTCTATGCAAAAAATTTACTGTTTGGAATTATGAACAAGGGAAATTTGCAATAGTGAATAAAATTACATATGAAGGACATTCAGTACAACCAATTGATTTTTGTCCATTTTGCGGTGAAAAAATAGAATATGAAGATGAAAACAATCTTAAAAAAATAAAGAAAAAGAAAGTAAAGGAATTCTAAATAATTTTATTACTTGTAGATGATATTCTTTATTGACAGCTTGCGTTTTGATTGCTAACTAGTTTTGGCGCTTCTGAATTTCCCCATTTTATTTTGCCCCATAATCTTTCATGGAAATAATAGATTATAGTTGCTAAGACGTTGAAAATTATTGTTATGAATGAGGTTTCATAGATGTTGTTAGTTGAAAACCATAGTAAAGTAAACAACAGAACTGTAATTGACCCTCTGTATAGTGCTGTCTTGGCCAGAGTTCTTTTTTTACTATCCATGTATTCTATTTGATTGATATGATAATCAGGTTGGTGTTGTATTCTAATGCATACGACATCCTTTTAAGATTGAATTAAAGCGATTCAAAAGTATGTTTTTGTAATGTATTTTTAATGAATTTTAAAAAACCTGAACAGTTCTAATTTGAAACACTGAGGCTGTCTCTTTTTGAACTAAGATTGGCTACCTCTTCTTTGAGTTTTTCAAAGAATTTTTCAATCATTTCTAATCCTGCTACAATTCTTGGGGCGTTTGTTTTTGCAAACTCTAATCTTTCAGCACTAGTTTTTGGTTTCTGTTTTTTATAATTTTCATAAACTTTTGCACCGTCATAGTCCACATATGCTATCCTTGCGCTATAGTCCGTTCTTTCCAATACGAGGCTATCTCCGCCAACAATTGCTGTGTGATATGGATGAACAATCAATGCTTCTGATAGTTTTTGTGATGTGTTGATCTTCATTGCTTGTAATTCTGGTGCATAGTGATTAAAATCTGCCAAAAGATAAAACGTCGCTTCAGGTTTTGTAACCTTTACTCCTTCAATCTTTGATAATTCATTGTAAACATACTCTCCCATAATTTTGTGAATGTTTCTTGTAATTTCAAAATACTCGTTTATCTCATCGCTAATTTCAAACCCTTTAACTGCTGCATATTGAATTGGAGTTGATACTGCAGTATACTCTGTAGCAAGTATTTTTTTAAATTGTATTTTAAGATCTAAAGCGTGTTGTGGAAATATCACATAACCCAATCTGTATCCTCCGGCTGCATGTGATTTTGATAATCCGTTTGTAACAAATGTACCCTCAGGATAAATTTTTCCCATGCTGACAAATTTGGTAAAGTCATAAGTTGTCTGTGCATAAATTTCATCAGAGATAACTGCTATTGATTGCTCTCTGCATACATCTGCAATCTCTTCTAGCTCTAATCTGTTGTAAAGTAACCCTGTTGGATTGTTTGGATTGTTTAGTATCAGAACCTTTTGTCTGTCATGCAGTCTTAGTGCAAGTTTTCTAAGATCACTTGGTGAAATTTTTTGATTTGCTTGCGTTGGCAGCATGTGAAAATTTTTCTTTAACAATCTAATTTGAGGTAAATATCCAAGCCAAGCAGGCGTTGGTAAAATTACAGTTCCGTGTAAAATTTCAAGTAAATTGAATATCAGTTCTTTTGTTCCTGGTCCTACATAGATTCTCTTTGGATCAATATCCATTGAAAAATAATGCTTGTTGTATTTTGCAATTGCTTCTCTTAATTCTGGAATTCCTTGAACTGCAGCGTATGTTCCTTTATCTGCATTTTTTATCAGCGCATCTTGCATGATTTTTGGTACAGGAAATGGGGACTGGCCAAACGCAAATCCATAAAATCCAAAACTGCATTCTGAATGAGGACAGTCTGAGTGAAATTCCTGCAAAAATGTGTTTAATTTTAGATTTTCAGGTAATTCAATGTCTTCAACTTGCTGGTCTACAACAAATCTCATGATTACTGTATTTTTTACTCAAATATTAGTGTCATTGGCATTTTCATTGAATTTGAGATAATTTGCTAAAATATTTTTTAGAATTTATTTTACAAATAATTAAATTCTAAAATCCCTCTGGAGGTTTTTGAACAAACACATTGCACACAAGCGCATCTGTCTTTGAATCTCTGTATTGTACATTGCATGAGACAAATTTTCCTGTTAATGCCATTTCCAAATCTGTCTTTGTTGTTTCTTTGTATTCTGGCTCATCTGGATTGTCAATCTTTGCAATGATTATTCTTTCAGTCTTTGCATATTCGTCTTTGTTGTCTTTACGAAAATGTGTTACAAGCATCTCAAATGTATTATTTGACAGACATCCAATCACAGGTCCGCCTATTCCATCTCCCATTGTATTATGAAATTTTTTGTAATATAATTACTTGATGGCTATACTGAGTCCAAATTCCGGAATCAAGTTTTTTTGTTTTGCCATCTCAAAGAGTCTTCTAATTGACTCTTCTCCTTTGTCTCCCATATTTACGGTGACATTGTTTACGTACATTTTTACAAATTTCTCAATTAACTCTCTTGGTTTTCCTCTGCTATATTGCATTGCATAATCTAATGCCGCATCAAGATTATCTAGTCCATATTGAATCGATTCTTGCAGATATCTGTCAAATTTATGAATGGTGTCCATTCCCAAACTTGTCTTCATAACGTTGATTCCTAATGGAACTGGTAATCCACCGGTTTCTTTATCCCACCACTCTCCAACGTCTACGATTTTGATATTTCCTTCTTGTTGGTATGATAATTGGGTCTCATGAATTACTAATCCCGCATCTACTTTTCCATCTCTTACTGCCTCTGGAATATCGCTAAAGTTCATTTCAACATAATCAAACTTGCCTATCATCAGCTGAAGCAACAAGAATGCTGATGTCATTTTTCCCGGTATTGCAATTTTGCATTTTTTAATTTCGTCTAATGTCATCTGCTTTTTTGCAGTAACTATCGGACCATACCTTATTCCAAAACTCCCGCCGCTTCTCAAAATAGTATATCCTGGAATGTAAGCACATGCATGAACTGATACTGCAGTAACATCAAGCTCTGGGTTGGTGGCTTTTCTGTTTAGCTTTTCAATATCTTCAATGACATGCTTTACTGTAAAATCTGGTGATACAACTTTGCCTGTAAACATTCCATAAAACATGAATGCGTCATCTGAATCTGGAGTGTGTCCTACAGAAATTTCCACGTTTTATTCCTTAACAGTCGTTATAAAAATCAAAACTAGATCGTTTTTCTAATATGTGGCAATTGTTTTACAATTTTTGTGAAAACAGTAGAAGCATATGAAAAAGATGTTTTTAACCAAACCAAGTTTTTAGAGACATTTTGTCCGCAAAAACCTCTGTCTAAAATACAGCAAAAAAATGTCATATTTTCTGGCACTGGTGATTCTTTTGTATCTGCAATACTGGCAGAGATATTTTCCAATTATCAAGTAAGGTCATTTGATCCGCTTGATTTGCTAAAAAACAAAACCATTGCAAAAAATAAAACCGTCTATTTTGTTTCAGTGTCTGGAAATACTATATCAAACATCAAGGCTGCAAAAATTGCAAAAAAATCAATTGCTATCACATCTAGACCTCAAAGTAGACTGGCAAAAGCATGTAATGATTCCATAATAATGAAATCTTCTACATCTAATGTCTTTACTGCAGGAAGTATTACCTTTTTGGAAACTGCCTTGACTTGTATTTCACTGGTTACATCTTTATCCATTCCAAAAAATCCTCAAATTTTTAAAAAAGCATTATCTGATGCAAAAAAATCAAAAACTGGAAAGCGAATCTTTGTTTTAGGTTCAGAATACACATATCCAATTGCAATGTATTGTGCTGCAAAGTTTTATGAGATTTTAGGATATGATGTTCATTTTCAGAGAATAGAGCAGTTTTCACATATGGAATTGTTTTGTATCAATAAAGGCGATACTGTGATAATCTTTGACGAAAAAAATTCTCACAACAAACAGCTTGCAAAAAATTTGAAAAGCGTTGGATTAAATGTAATTCATCCTCCTTTTGAATCAAAAGACAAGATTTCTCAGTTTCTTTACTATGTGTATTTGTCTCAATTACTTCCTCTTTTTGAGGCTAAAAAGCAAGGAAAAAAAGATTGTCATTTTATTTTAGCAAAAAAATTTCGTAACGCAAGTAATCAAATGATCTACTGATCTATTTTGCTCATAAGATTTAATAGCTGAATAATTGGGTTTGCGAATATGGCAAAATTCAAGTCAACGACTGAAGTCTTGAGAATCATCAAGAATAAAGAACAGATTCGAAACTTTAGTGTAATCGCTCACGTTGATCACGGAAAGACTACGATGAGTGACAGCCTGTTGGCAGCTTCTGGAATTATTGCTCCATCTGCAGCTGGAAAGGCACTTGCAATGGACTTTGATAAAGAGGAGCAAGAAAGAGGAATTACAATTTACCAAGCAAACGTAACTTTACACTTTACACAAAAAGACAAAGAATTTGTCATTAACATGATCGATACACCTGGACACGTGGATTTCAGTGGAAGGGTAATTCGTAGTCTTAGGGCAATCGATGGCGCAACTGTAGTCTGTGATGCAGTAGAGGGAATCATGACACAGACAGAGACTGTAACAAGAATGGCACTTGAAGAAAGAGTAAGACCAGTTTTATTTATCAACAAAGTAGACAGATTAATCAAAGAATTACGTTTGACACCAGAAAAAATGCAAGAGACACTTGCAGGTGTAGTATCTAGCTTTAACCAACTTATTGACACTTATGCTGAACCTGAATACAAAGACAAATGGAAAGTATCAATCCAGGATGCCAGTGTCACATTTGGTTCTGCCAAAGACAAATGGGCATTTAACGTAGATATCATGAAAGAGAAAGGCATCACATTCAAAGATGTCATTGATGCTTACAAAAATGAAAAAGTAGAAGACTTGGTAGCACGAGCTCCCTTAGCTGATGCCGTATTGGGAATGGTAGTAAAGCATGTCCCACCACCACACGTTGCTCAAAAGTACAGAATTCCACAAATTTGGAAAGGTGATCTTGAATCTGATATTGGTAAGGCACTCTTGGCATGCAGTGATGACGGACCCACAATCATGATGGTCGTCAACATGGTTTTGGATCCTGCAGCAGGTCCTGTTGCAATTGGTAGATTGTTTTCTGGAACAATAAAGGACGGACAAACAGTAAACATCATTGATGCAAAAAGAGAAGGCAGAGTTCAATCTGTAAACTTTTTCATGGGAAACCAAAGAGAACAAGTTGGTGAGCTTGGTGCAGGAAACATTCCGGCATTATTAGGATTAACTGAAGCTAGAGCAGGAAATACAATCTCATCTATCAAAGGAATTCCAATGTTTGAAGGAGTCAAGTATGTGTCAGAACCTGTTGTGCAAGTTGCAATAGAACCAAAACATCCAAAGGACTTGCCAAAACTTGTCGAGGTTCTCAAACAACTAACAATTGAAGATCCTAACCTTGTAGTAAAAATCGATGAAGAATCTGGCGAAACACTAGTAGCTGGAATGGGTGTGTTACACCTTGATGTTGCAACACATAGAATTCAAGACGCCAAAGTAGAAATCATAACATCAGAGCCACTTATCAATTACAGAGAAACCGTCAAAGGAACATGTGAACCTATCATGTCAAAATCTCCAAACAGACACAACAAGATTTTCATGAAAGTAGAACCATTGGAGCCAGCAATTGCACACATGCTTAGAACTGGTGAAATCAGCGACATGAAAGACAAGAAAGTAGTCGCTGACCTTCTAAAGGGCGCAGGATGGGATACTGATACAATTAAGAGAATTATGAAACTAGACCCACGTGGAAATGTAATGATCAACGGAACAAAAGGTGTCCAGTTTATTCAAGAGTCAACTGACTCTATTAACTCTGGATTTGAGGAAGTAATGAAAGAAGGTCCACTCTGCAAAGAGCAGATGAGGGACTGCAAGTTCATCTTTACTCACTTTGTACCTCACGAGGATACAGCACACCGTGGTCTTTCACAACTTGGACCGGCATCTAGACGTGCATGTATGGGTGCTTTACTAACTGCAGGAACTACAATCCTAGAACCAATGCTTGCAATTGAGGTAAGGGTTCCAACTGACTTGGTAGGAAACGTAGCTACAGTTCTTTCTGGTAAACGTGGCAAGGTACTTGACATGCAACAAAAAGGTGCTGCAAGTATTATCGTTGGCGAAATCCCAGCATCTGAAACATTTACACTTTCTGAGGCAATGAGAGGACAAACAGCAGGACGTGCAACATGGAATACATCCTTTAAGGCATGGACTGAATTGCCAAAATCTATTGCTGCAACTGCAATTGCAGAAATCAGAAAGAGAAAAGGATTGGCACCAAATCCTCCTGGAATCGAAGAATACATCGATAGAGAATAAAAAGGGAATCCCCCCTCCGTACGCACAATTTTGTGATACTAACTATCGTTATGATGAATTATGTTTTGTCGGAGAATTGTTATAACGAAAATTATGTTACAAAAATATTGTGAAACCTATAATCGTTATTGGAATTTTAATTGTCGGAATAATTGGCGCAGTAGCTGTTTTTGCATCAATTCCACCTAATACTTGGCAAGACAATCGAACTACATTTCAAGGAGACACAAAACCAGATGAGAATAAAGAAAGAATTGATTGCATGTCAAGAGGTGGAGAATGGGATGGAAGTTGCAGTATTGAGAAAATAACTCCAAAACCCCAAAAAACAGTATTTGGAACTTGTGCTGGAACTTTGCCCTGTATGGTATTGACCGTCTCTGAAATTATTGATGGAGATACAATCTATGCTGATCATCACAAAATCAGATTATCACTAACTAACACTCCTGAGAAAGGAGAACTGGGATTCCAAGAGGCGACATTATTTACTGCAATGCATTGTCCTGTGGGAAGTACCATTCTAGTTGACCAAGATGACTTGCAACCAGTGGACATCTATGGTAGAATACTTGGCAAGGTGTACTGTGAAGATGGAGTGATAAATGAAATGCTGTTATCTAATGGTTATGCCAATATCTTGACTCAATACTGCGATACCAGTGAATTTAGTGGGGAATATTGGGCTCAGAATTATGGGTGTAAGCAATTACCAAAATCTACACAAATTCCTAAAGCAATTCCAGAAACACCAGTGACACCATCACCCTCACTGAAAAATGATTGTGACCCTTCATATCCTGATTTTTGTATCCCTTACAGTCCGCCAGACTTGGATTGTAAAGACATTCCACAAAAAAGATTTACTGTTTTGCCTCCAGATCCACATCGATTTGATGTTGATAATGATGGGATTGGATGCGAGTCTTGACATTTGATTTTTCATGACTCTCAAAGGTCAAAAAAACCACTACAACATAAAATTCCTAAAAGGTTACGGTCACTCCATTTCTGTTAAAGATTCAAAAATTAATCATTCAAATTGGAGATGACTCTTTCA
This window encodes:
- a CDS encoding MTH1187 family thiamine-binding protein — its product is MIHAEISVYPIGTSETSVSFYIAKGIEAIQNIKEIKYEINPMGTVLESESIDKIYEASKTIMEVVHNLGVNRVEIILKIDSRKDKQVKMEDKVESIKKHFR
- a CDS encoding potassium transporter TrkG, yielding MSTNPERSISYVLTKYVTAYMNKDVLMLNQNTHTREAARLLQHHERDDIIVIDDDNKPIGIVTDEDIINKVGDTSVNAEFTFLKEIMATPLITINEKSTLQDALHKMRDHDIRKLPIVTKKNEVIGIIYQGTIANVIRDATATAPRLFSPPVKAILGNLGFVLQFAGVLLIVPAILSTILGETVTATGIYLTTVLLLVVGFFLNSYGEKASLNLHQASILVVSSLLVLTLFGTIPYLYIIPHEGSSYEVFASAFFSSAAGFTTGGISLFDYPEDLPQSFTFYRSFTQLVGGMSFIYLIITAFYPESKLQSMRGFISGKTLHMRELFATITIIFILYIFIVAILLYLFGERNIIDNFSLAMSTIATGGFVPNSTILDNLIWQEKLTLIGGMILGALPFTFHYALVKKKFLAPKLGKEVLVYFTILSSAILLFIGLSGLDPLTGIFYTVSASTTAGFQMDDLSTFNVPAHVILIILMLIGGCGFSTAGGIKIFRFMHLKDIKKLINKKLRSELTPQAKKELTSTIIIIALFPLIASMSAIYMTTAYEANFQDAFLESTGIITTGGLSTGIIDIDTDPNAKILFSFLMIFGRMEIIAIIYIFVPKLI
- a CDS encoding DUF2061 domain-containing protein, which produces MDSKKRTLAKTALYRGSITVLLFTLLWFSTNNIYETSFITIIFNVLATIIYYFHERLWGKIKWGNSEAPKLVSNQNASCQ
- a CDS encoding pyridoxal phosphate-dependent aminotransferase, with the translated sequence MRFVVDQQVEDIELPENLKLNTFLQEFHSDCPHSECSFGFYGFAFGQSPFPVPKIMQDALIKNADKGTYAAVQGIPELREAIAKYNKHYFSMDIDPKRIYVGPGTKELIFNLLEILHGTVILPTPAWLGYLPQIRLLKKNFHMLPTQANQKISPSDLRKLALRLHDRQKVLILNNPNNPTGLLYNRLELEEIADVCREQSIAVISDEIYAQTTYDFTKFVSMGKIYPEGTFVTNGLSKSHAAGGYRLGYVIFPQHALDLKIQFKKILATEYTAVSTPIQYAAVKGFEISDEINEYFEITRNIHKIMGEYVYNELSKIEGVKVTKPEATFYLLADFNHYAPELQAMKINTSQKLSEALIVHPYHTAIVGGDSLVLERTDYSARIAYVDYDGAKVYENYKKQKPKTSAERLEFAKTNAPRIVAGLEMIEKFFEKLKEEVANLSSKRDSLSVSN
- a CDS encoding MqnA/MqnD/SBP family protein — translated: MEISVGHTPDSDDAFMFYGMFTGKVVSPDFTVKHVIEDIEKLNRKATNPELDVTAVSVHACAYIPGYTILRSGGSFGIRYGPIVTAKKQMTLDEIKKCKIAIPGKMTSAFLLLQLMIGKFDYVEMNFSDIPEAVRDGKVDAGLVIHETQLSYQQEGNIKIVDVGEWWDKETGGLPVPLGINVMKTSLGMDTIHKFDRYLQESIQYGLDNLDAALDYAMQYSRGKPRELIEKFVKMYVNNVTVNMGDKGEESIRRLFEMAKQKNLIPEFGLSIAIK
- a CDS encoding SIS domain-containing protein is translated as MKTVEAYEKDVFNQTKFLETFCPQKPLSKIQQKNVIFSGTGDSFVSAILAEIFSNYQVRSFDPLDLLKNKTIAKNKTVYFVSVSGNTISNIKAAKIAKKSIAITSRPQSRLAKACNDSIIMKSSTSNVFTAGSITFLETALTCISLVTSLSIPKNPQIFKKALSDAKKSKTGKRIFVLGSEYTYPIAMYCAAKFYEILGYDVHFQRIEQFSHMELFCINKGDTVIIFDEKNSHNKQLAKNLKSVGLNVIHPPFESKDKISQFLYYVYLSQLLPLFEAKKQGKKDCHFILAKKFRNASNQMIY
- a CDS encoding elongation factor EF-2, whose product is MAKFKSTTEVLRIIKNKEQIRNFSVIAHVDHGKTTMSDSLLAASGIIAPSAAGKALAMDFDKEEQERGITIYQANVTLHFTQKDKEFVINMIDTPGHVDFSGRVIRSLRAIDGATVVCDAVEGIMTQTETVTRMALEERVRPVLFINKVDRLIKELRLTPEKMQETLAGVVSSFNQLIDTYAEPEYKDKWKVSIQDASVTFGSAKDKWAFNVDIMKEKGITFKDVIDAYKNEKVEDLVARAPLADAVLGMVVKHVPPPHVAQKYRIPQIWKGDLESDIGKALLACSDDGPTIMMVVNMVLDPAAGPVAIGRLFSGTIKDGQTVNIIDAKREGRVQSVNFFMGNQREQVGELGAGNIPALLGLTEARAGNTISSIKGIPMFEGVKYVSEPVVQVAIEPKHPKDLPKLVEVLKQLTIEDPNLVVKIDEESGETLVAGMGVLHLDVATHRIQDAKVEIITSEPLINYRETVKGTCEPIMSKSPNRHNKIFMKVEPLEPAIAHMLRTGEISDMKDKKVVADLLKGAGWDTDTIKRIMKLDPRGNVMINGTKGVQFIQESTDSINSGFEEVMKEGPLCKEQMRDCKFIFTHFVPHEDTAHRGLSQLGPASRRACMGALLTAGTTILEPMLAIEVRVPTDLVGNVATVLSGKRGKVLDMQQKGAASIIVGEIPASETFTLSEAMRGQTAGRATWNTSFKAWTELPKSIAATAIAEIRKRKGLAPNPPGIEEYIDRE
- a CDS encoding thermonuclease family protein; this encodes MKPIIVIGILIVGIIGAVAVFASIPPNTWQDNRTTFQGDTKPDENKERIDCMSRGGEWDGSCSIEKITPKPQKTVFGTCAGTLPCMVLTVSEIIDGDTIYADHHKIRLSLTNTPEKGELGFQEATLFTAMHCPVGSTILVDQDDLQPVDIYGRILGKVYCEDGVINEMLLSNGYANILTQYCDTSEFSGEYWAQNYGCKQLPKSTQIPKAIPETPVTPSPSLKNDCDPSYPDFCIPYSPPDLDCKDIPQKRFTVLPPDPHRFDVDNDGIGCES